The uncultured Fusobacterium sp. genome has a segment encoding these proteins:
- a CDS encoding MATE family efflux transporter, whose protein sequence is MITMDFKREWRKNKKVFAAIMTIALPAIADLFAQTLLGFFDMLMVGRLGPVAISSVGVGNAPINAVTPIFFAVSIGTTALVSRAFGSDNKKEGKNALAQSLILSIPISLGITLLLFLFREQTLQLVGRANDMDLVMTNQYYSTVLLGMPFLCFNVVFFAAYRSISKANMPMIANILSIFSNILFNYLFIFVFGWGVMGAGIATTISRGMITCIFIYTTFFTKNFWVSIPLKKLKVFDKGMAFRILKVGIPAAIEQGVFRIGMLIFEMMVISLGTMAYTSHKIALTAESFSYNMGFGFAVAGTALVGQQLGKGSAKNAQRDALATTTLAIFAMSMFGLIFFILPGTIIYMFTDEPEIKRMASVALRLVSICQPFQAVSMVLSGCLRGAGDTKAVLWITTIGMYLIRIPLTYFFLYKMNTGLSGAWIVMTIDLAFRSIACYRVFKKGKWSYVNV, encoded by the coding sequence ATGATTACAATGGATTTTAAGAGAGAGTGGAGAAAAAATAAAAAAGTTTTTGCTGCTATTATGACAATAGCTTTACCAGCTATAGCTGACCTATTTGCACAAACACTATTAGGATTTTTTGATATGTTGATGGTTGGAAGATTAGGACCCGTGGCAATCAGTTCAGTAGGAGTTGGAAATGCTCCAATAAATGCTGTAACTCCTATATTTTTTGCTGTAAGTATAGGAACAACAGCTTTAGTAAGTAGAGCTTTTGGTTCAGATAATAAAAAAGAGGGAAAGAATGCTTTAGCTCAAAGTTTAATTCTTTCAATTCCAATATCCTTGGGAATAACTTTACTTCTTTTTCTATTTAGAGAGCAAACTTTACAATTGGTAGGAAGAGCTAATGACATGGATTTAGTTATGACTAATCAATATTATTCAACAGTTCTTTTAGGAATGCCATTTCTATGTTTTAACGTAGTTTTCTTTGCTGCTTATAGATCCATTTCAAAGGCTAATATGCCGATGATAGCAAATATTTTAAGTATCTTTTCCAATATTTTATTTAACTACTTATTTATATTTGTTTTTGGTTGGGGAGTTATGGGAGCTGGAATAGCAACTACTATCTCTCGTGGAATGATCACTTGTATTTTTATATATACAACATTTTTTACAAAAAATTTCTGGGTTTCAATTCCATTGAAAAAATTAAAAGTTTTTGATAAAGGAATGGCATTTAGAATTTTAAAAGTAGGTATCCCAGCTGCTATTGAGCAAGGGGTATTTAGAATAGGAATGTTGATTTTTGAAATGATGGTTATCTCTTTGGGAACAATGGCTTATACGTCTCATAAAATTGCCCTTACAGCTGAATCATTTTCATATAATATGGGATTTGGATTTGCTGTTGCTGGAACAGCTCTTGTAGGGCAACAATTGGGAAAGGGTTCAGCTAAAAATGCTCAAAGAGATGCTTTAGCTACAACAACTCTAGCTATTTTTGCTATGTCTATGTTTGGTCTAATATTCTTTATTTTACCAGGAACTATAATTTATATGTTTACTGATGAACCAGAGATTAAGAGAATGGCATCAGTAGCTCTTAGACTCGTTTCTATATGTCAACCTTTCCAAGCTGTATCAATGGTATTGAGTGGTTGTTTAAGAGGAGCAGGAGATACTAAGGCTGTACTTTGGATTACAACAATAGGAATGTACTTAATAAGAATACCACTTACATATTTTTTCCTTTATAAGATGAATACAGGACTTTCTGGAGCTTGGATTGTTATGACTATAGATTTAGCATTTAGAAGTATAGCTTGTTATAGAGTATTTAAAAAGGGAAAATGGAGTTATGTTAATGTATAG
- a CDS encoding DMT family transporter has protein sequence MSNKERQNQISAIVYILFMGFGYPLIRYISTFFNTINTNALMFLSGGTLFALVSFFKFRNELFKLKDNLWIFPRILLIGCLTAGNMYCFVGGLSKTSALAGSIFGILSMPFSVIMAAIFFLDEREKVKELHFIIGGILALLGSFIFVLNGVHKSSSSSDFIFGIILLAGTVVIQVLQSFVVKGTAKHIHSMVISSCSSIFTSILFFTISISSGKIYELVSVPTSKIGIVLLTGMYSIFVGMVMTFFIIQKQGVVVLNVLKLTIPPATAIIGYLFLHEKITLIQGIGASLVLIGCIVALRRKK, from the coding sequence ATGAGTAATAAAGAGAGACAAAATCAAATATCAGCTATTGTTTACATACTATTTATGGGTTTTGGATACCCTTTAATTCGTTATATTAGTACATTTTTTAATACTATCAATACCAATGCTCTCATGTTTCTTTCTGGTGGAACTCTTTTTGCTTTAGTTTCATTTTTTAAATTTAGAAATGAACTATTCAAATTAAAAGATAATCTTTGGATTTTTCCTAGAATCTTATTAATTGGTTGTTTAACTGCTGGAAATATGTATTGTTTTGTTGGTGGATTGAGTAAAACTTCAGCTTTAGCAGGAAGTATATTTGGGATTTTAAGTATGCCTTTTTCTGTTATAATGGCTGCTATATTTTTTCTTGATGAAAGAGAAAAGGTAAAAGAGTTACACTTTATAATAGGAGGAATATTAGCCCTTTTAGGATCATTTATATTTGTTCTAAATGGAGTTCACAAAAGTTCATCTAGTTCAGATTTTATATTTGGAATTATTTTATTAGCTGGAACTGTTGTAATTCAAGTATTACAAAGTTTTGTTGTAAAAGGAACTGCAAAACATATTCACTCAATGGTTATAAGTAGTTGTTCATCTATCTTTACAAGTATACTATTCTTTACTATCTCTATCAGTAGTGGAAAAATTTATGAATTAGTTTCAGTCCCTACTTCAAAAATTGGAATAGTATTACTTACTGGAATGTACTCTATATTCGTAGGTATGGTTATGACATTTTTTATTATTCAAAAACAAGGAGTTGTAGTTTTAAATGTTTTAAAACTTACTATTCCACCTGCTACCGCTATTATAGGATATCTTTTCCTACATGAAAAAATCACATTAATTCAAGGAATAGGTGCTAGTCTTGTGCTTATAGGTTGTATTGTAGCACTTAGAAGAAAGAAGTAA
- a CDS encoding hemolysin family protein — translation MSIGVRILLILILIFICAFLSISEISLASARKLKLQVMADEGNQSALKVMKIQETSGDFFTAVQIGTNAVSILAGIVGDGIAAPYMESFIKEYVPSLSSQASFIGGTISFILITGFFIEFADLIPRRIAMVAPEKISTTIIGLMSFLIKLVKPLILIFNGTANVIFRIFDIPLVREERITYDDIFAMVDAGAEAGVVQKKEHSLIENIFELESRWVSSIMTTRDCIVYLTMSESEESIKNKIASNPHAKFLVCENDIDSILGYVSSKDILPRMLNGELSGLKNIREIYNKNLLVIPNTLTLSEALDRFNEAREDFAIILNEYGLVVGLVTLTDVVNTLMGDIVYQDFDDQIIERGEGSWLIDGSTPVEDVKKVLVDINKFPEEDTYETIAGFMMYMLKTIPKKAATVNFENYTFEVVDVDKFKIDQLLVTRKNSSEINN, via the coding sequence ATGAGTATTGGAGTTAGAATTTTATTAATATTAATTTTAATTTTTATTTGTGCCTTCCTATCAATAAGTGAAATCTCTTTAGCTTCAGCTAGAAAATTGAAATTACAAGTTATGGCTGATGAAGGAAATCAAAGTGCTTTAAAAGTTATGAAAATTCAAGAGACTTCTGGAGATTTTTTTACAGCTGTTCAAATAGGAACAAATGCTGTATCTATATTGGCTGGTATTGTAGGAGATGGAATAGCTGCTCCCTATATGGAAAGTTTTATCAAGGAGTATGTTCCTAGTCTCTCTTCTCAAGCCTCTTTTATTGGAGGAACAATATCTTTTATCCTAATAACAGGATTTTTTATAGAGTTTGCTGATTTGATTCCAAGAAGAATAGCAATGGTAGCTCCAGAGAAGATATCTACAACAATAATAGGCTTGATGAGTTTTCTTATAAAATTAGTAAAACCACTAATTTTAATCTTCAATGGAACAGCCAATGTAATATTTAGAATATTTGATATTCCATTAGTAAGAGAGGAAAGAATCACCTATGATGATATATTTGCAATGGTAGATGCTGGTGCAGAAGCTGGAGTAGTACAGAAAAAAGAGCACTCTCTTATTGAAAATATATTTGAATTAGAATCAAGATGGGTATCCTCTATTATGACAACAAGAGATTGTATAGTATATTTAACTATGAGTGAATCAGAAGAAAGTATAAAAAATAAGATAGCAAGTAATCCTCATGCTAAATTTTTAGTTTGTGAAAATGATATAGATTCTATTTTAGGATATGTAAGTTCAAAAGATATCCTTCCTAGAATGTTAAATGGAGAACTGAGTGGTTTAAAAAATATAAGAGAGATCTATAATAAAAATCTTTTAGTAATACCAAATACTTTAACTTTATCAGAGGCATTAGATAGATTTAATGAGGCTAGAGAGGATTTTGCTATAATCTTAAATGAGTATGGACTTGTTGTTGGACTTGTAACTCTTACTGATGTAGTTAATACTTTAATGGGAGATATTGTATATCAAGATTTTGATGATCAGATAATTGAAAGAGGAGAAGGTTCGTGGTTAATTGATGGATCTACTCCTGTTGAAGATGTAAAAAAAGTTTTAGTGGACATCAATAAATTTCCAGAAGAGGATACTTATGAAACTATAGCAGGATTTATGATGTATATGTTAAAAACAATACCTAAAAAAGCTGCTACTGTAAACTTTGAAAATTATACATTTGAAGTGGTAGACGTAGATAAATTTAAAATAGATCAACTCTTAGTAACAAGAAAAAATAGTAGTGAGATAAATAACTAA
- a CDS encoding sulfite exporter TauE/SafE family protein, translating into MSYLEILGMIGLGLGCGLSKLGIPAALVFSPILASVYGGKASAGIIIIPVIVSDLIVMYIYRKNVDKKVLFKILPLTFLGIALAVIFGNNISDELFKKSMGIIILIIGVLTLLKSLKIDFSKLSVLFGFLGGFAAFIGNVSGPLMSIYLLNIKMDRDKFYGTRTWFYFIVNLVKAALYVIVLNNIHLETFKLTSVAIPFVFVGVFTGKYFVEKMNQNVFEKFIVIISIISGLKLIFF; encoded by the coding sequence ATGTCATATTTAGAAATTTTAGGAATGATTGGATTGGGACTTGGATGTGGCTTAAGTAAGTTAGGAATCCCTGCAGCTTTGGTCTTCTCTCCAATTTTAGCTAGTGTTTATGGGGGGAAAGCCTCAGCAGGAATTATAATTATTCCAGTTATTGTTTCAGACCTTATAGTTATGTATATCTATAGAAAGAATGTGGATAAGAAAGTACTTTTTAAAATACTTCCTCTCACATTTTTAGGAATAGCTTTAGCTGTAATTTTTGGAAATAACATCTCTGATGAACTCTTTAAAAAGAGTATGGGAATAATCATTTTAATCATTGGGGTTTTAACTCTTTTAAAAAGTTTGAAAATTGATTTTTCTAAACTTAGTGTATTATTTGGATTTTTAGGTGGTTTTGCTGCTTTCATTGGAAATGTATCTGGTCCTTTAATGAGTATTTATCTACTAAATATCAAAATGGATAGAGATAAATTCTATGGTACTAGAACTTGGTTTTATTTTATAGTAAACCTTGTAAAAGCTGCTCTCTATGTAATAGTTTTAAATAATATCCATCTGGAAACATTCAAACTTACAAGTGTGGCTATCCCATTTGTTTTTGTAGGAGTATTTACAGGAAAATATTTTGTAGAAAAAATGAATCAAAATGTTTTTGAAAAATTTATTGTAATTATAAGTATAATTAGCGGACTAAAATTAATATTTTTTTAA
- a CDS encoding zinc ribbon domain-containing protein YjdM, whose translation MSLPNCPKCNSEYVYEDGNLLICPECAYEWTLESESEEEETRVIKDANGNILQDGDTVTVIKDLKVKGSSLVVKIGTKVKNIRLVDGDHDIDCKIDGIGAMKLKSEFVKKI comes from the coding sequence ATGTCATTACCAAATTGTCCAAAATGTAATTCTGAATATGTATATGAAGATGGAAACTTATTAATTTGTCCAGAGTGTGCTTATGAATGGACTTTAGAAAGTGAATCTGAAGAGGAAGAAACAAGAGTTATAAAAGATGCCAATGGGAATATTTTACAAGATGGAGATACAGTTACTGTAATAAAAGATTTAAAAGTTAAAGGAAGTTCCCTTGTTGTAAAAATTGGTACTAAGGTTAAAAATATTCGTCTTGTAGATGGTGACCATGACATTGATTGTAAAATTGATGGAATAGGAGCTATGAAATTAAAATCTGAATTTGTTAAGAAAATTTAA
- a CDS encoding PD-(D/E)XK nuclease family protein — translation MGIKFKYIDYGANFYKEYWKEEDRSEKNLYIFLDNRMRDIFSKRMLGKLFIKTPTLVTLEDFKEKVFLSDRIILKEAKRILAFFKSLPKEVKEELDINSYYDIIDLANNFFAYYRELLINGVTQPEEYPSWQQKYIETFTKIKDSFDKLCEEYHYLPSDWLEEVKNFDSSWLDKFSKIIFVDILEFPRNYVEIMKKLSETKEIEIALQMKKGDFDEENFQLKKVTLPEKIKNIEVYLFNSELEEALSLLYLKNIEKGEIYSPAVEKNNLYKILPNYFGRSQNFTMNDTKLYKFLNIQMNILGSEEEKLGKTYQFSEFLKAFEESIFKKYYNLSEEDFVQVNNCVGEGYRYISKKILEDEWFEKNLSLELLDKLKEIIFDLERINLISNTDELYEYFKEQIKMEKFIEEDLDNKDIYDKFFEIFGIIKNNEVMKIHKDFKEYFGQKLGVSLYKLLIQYMKDLAIKNNIKSEQDITLVKPIDYVRYSEETQYKRNYFIDITDEYLPKNLSDNIVLTEKQRKELGLTTREEKREIERYRFFQAIFTNRESIIFTQKNEEKGIEISPFLEEIILKYSLEIKDIPIENSSCIEILKDSFVGEEIGHSESLDEIFPKDISDFPNKKLQIGAYDYEKLIECPLKFFFMNMMKLSYREKIRSEDISSRILGIIVHNVLEEFVNSIWKKVLQDGIIEVEYKDIENRMIKAFKKERAKIPLHMDNYCFDIMIPIMSKNIVRFFKELKDTYNGIKIKRFQSEKSSFEKNPFYSEELDIYLKGRADLIIESELGNEIIDYKTGSSQKNQLDYYTIILYGEEGKARKKVFNVWKGKSESEGNITLTREKLEESLKEFVRENIYKRTEIKKLCSECNYYNICKRGKINEQ, via the coding sequence ATGGGAATAAAATTTAAATATATTGATTATGGAGCTAATTTTTATAAAGAGTATTGGAAAGAAGAGGACAGAAGTGAAAAAAATCTCTATATATTTTTAGATAATAGAATGAGAGATATATTTTCTAAAAGAATGTTGGGGAAGTTATTTATAAAAACTCCAACACTTGTGACATTAGAAGATTTTAAAGAGAAGGTTTTTTTATCAGATAGAATTATTTTAAAAGAGGCTAAGAGAATCTTAGCCTTTTTCAAATCTCTTCCTAAAGAGGTAAAAGAGGAACTTGATATAAATAGTTATTACGATATAATTGACTTAGCTAATAATTTTTTTGCTTATTATAGAGAACTTTTGATAAATGGAGTTACTCAACCTGAAGAGTACCCAAGTTGGCAACAAAAATATATTGAAACTTTTACAAAAATAAAAGATTCTTTTGATAAATTATGCGAAGAGTATCATTATCTTCCTAGTGATTGGCTAGAAGAGGTAAAGAATTTTGATTCTAGTTGGTTAGATAAATTTTCAAAAATAATTTTTGTAGATATTTTAGAATTTCCAAGAAACTATGTAGAGATTATGAAAAAGTTATCTGAAACTAAAGAGATTGAAATTGCTCTACAGATGAAAAAAGGTGATTTTGATGAGGAGAATTTCCAATTAAAAAAGGTAACTCTTCCTGAAAAAATTAAAAATATAGAGGTATATCTTTTTAATAGTGAGTTAGAAGAGGCACTATCTCTTCTTTATTTAAAAAATATAGAAAAGGGAGAGATATACTCTCCAGCTGTTGAGAAAAATAATCTATATAAAATATTACCTAATTATTTTGGACGTTCACAAAATTTTACAATGAATGATACAAAGCTTTATAAATTTTTAAATATTCAGATGAATATTTTGGGAAGTGAAGAGGAAAAACTAGGAAAAACATATCAATTTTCTGAATTTTTAAAAGCTTTTGAAGAGAGTATTTTTAAGAAGTATTACAATCTTTCAGAAGAGGATTTTGTCCAAGTTAATAACTGTGTAGGAGAGGGCTATAGATATATTTCTAAAAAGATTTTAGAAGATGAATGGTTTGAAAAGAACCTATCTTTAGAGCTCTTAGATAAACTTAAAGAGATAATTTTTGACTTAGAGAGAATAAATCTTATCTCAAATACAGATGAGCTATATGAGTATTTTAAAGAGCAGATAAAGATGGAAAAATTTATTGAAGAGGATTTGGATAATAAAGATATTTATGATAAATTTTTTGAAATCTTTGGAATTATAAAAAATAATGAAGTTATGAAAATACATAAAGATTTTAAAGAGTATTTTGGACAAAAATTGGGAGTATCTCTATATAAATTGTTAATTCAATATATGAAAGATTTAGCAATTAAAAATAATATAAAATCTGAACAGGATATAACATTGGTAAAACCAATAGATTATGTAAGATATAGTGAGGAAACACAATATAAAAGAAATTATTTCATAGATATAACTGATGAATATCTTCCTAAAAATCTATCAGATAATATTGTATTAACAGAGAAACAGAGAAAAGAGTTAGGATTAACAACTAGAGAGGAAAAAAGAGAGATTGAAAGATATAGATTTTTCCAAGCTATTTTTACTAATAGAGAGAGTATAATTTTTACTCAAAAAAATGAGGAGAAAGGAATAGAGATATCTCCATTTTTAGAAGAGATTATTTTAAAATACTCCCTTGAAATAAAAGATATCCCTATTGAAAATAGTAGTTGTATAGAGATTTTAAAAGATTCCTTTGTTGGGGAAGAGATAGGACATAGTGAGAGTTTAGATGAGATATTTCCTAAAGATATATCTGATTTTCCAAATAAGAAACTTCAAATAGGGGCTTATGATTATGAAAAATTAATAGAGTGTCCTTTAAAATTTTTCTTTATGAATATGATGAAACTAAGTTATAGAGAAAAAATAAGAAGTGAAGATATAAGTAGTAGAATATTAGGAATAATTGTCCACAATGTTTTAGAGGAGTTTGTTAATTCCATTTGGAAAAAAGTATTACAAGATGGAATAATAGAAGTAGAGTATAAAGATATTGAAAATAGAATGATAAAAGCCTTTAAAAAGGAGAGAGCAAAAATACCACTACATATGGATAACTATTGTTTTGATATAATGATTCCAATTATGTCTAAAAATATTGTTAGATTTTTTAAAGAGTTAAAAGATACCTATAATGGAATAAAAATAAAAAGATTTCAAAGTGAAAAGAGTTCTTTTGAGAAAAATCCTTTCTATTCAGAAGAATTAGACATATATTTAAAAGGAAGAGCAGACTTAATTATAGAGAGTGAATTAGGAAATGAGATTATTGATTATAAAACTGGTAGTTCACAAAAAAATCAATTAGATTATTATACTATTATTCTCTATGGAGAAGAGGGAAAAGCTAGAAAAAAAGTTTTTAATGTTTGGAAAGGTAAAAGTGAAAGTGAAGGTAATATAACTTTAACTAGAGAAAAATTAGAAGAGAGTTTAAAAGAGTTTGTAAGAGAAAATATTTATAAAAGAACTGAAATAAAAAAATTATGTTCAGAATGTAACTATTATAATATTTGTAAAAGAGGTAAGATTAATGAGCAATAA